The genomic interval TTGGAGACCATGTGCACACAGAGAGGGAAGTCATCGACGTTGGCCTTCTTACGTCCCAGATCGAAGATACGGATCTTGGGGTCGGGAACACCACGGTTGAACCGGGACTTGGGGTAGGGCTATGAAGCGACCATCATGTTAGTCAAAGATCCTTGATAGACCgatgataaaaaaaaaaaaaacgcCAGTGTCCATCCATCCGAAGCAATATCGCGATGATAATATCTCATGTCCCTCCTAGCCTTCGACGTGGTTGACGTCTTTGCTTTTCCCCCCACAAGCGAGAAATTCCGAGCCAAAAATCCACAGAACATGAAAATACGGGAAAAATCCATCAAACCGTCAACGCACCTTGTTCTTGCAGTAGCGGTAGCAACGAGCGGGACGGCGGGCCATTTTGAGAGTTGGAGGTGACCTTGCTGCACTTCCTGCGAACGGTGAGGTTGTCGAAAAGGGTGGTGTCGAAAGGCGAAAGGGAAGGGGAGGCTTTTGGGCGCAGGCACTTCCGACGTTGATTTCCAAGCAGCGTCCACTAACGAGTGGCGAAACCCTAAACCCTACCGTCTCCACCAATCAGCGGCTGCCGCGACCAGACCGCATTTGTCAGACTTCGGCGACATTTCAAACTTGCAGGCTTGACTATAGAGACAGAGATACAGATAGATATGATAGATCATCGGTTATACTCAACTCGAGTAGATATTGATTGTTAATCTATCGTCGCCGTGCACTCGACGTTCCACTACTTTCTATCAAGTTCATCCTACATATACCAATACGAAGATGTACCAAGTCAAAATGGTTAATAAGTGCAAAGTTTCTTGTCATTATCTATCACGTGCCTCATCGCTTTCCAAGGCTGTATATCGTCCAGACATAACATGAAGACATTGTCCGTGCTTTACACTTACTGGCTGGTGAGGATGTCGGAGTCACCGGCATCGAGGACAGCCATGGTGCTGGTGCGGAAGAGCTTACCGCAAGCAGTGCCGAGCTCGATCTGTAGTTACGCGCAAACGTCAGTTATCGAATACCCTCCACAGCCAAAGATTGCGGCTTCTCAGGGCGGCTCCAACACGACTTTCCTTCCAGAGGGAAGGTTGGCAGTGTCGGAGCAAAGAGACATAAGCGACAAAGGGACACTTACGTTGTTACCAGAGAAGTGGTGAACAGGGGCCTTGGCGAGCATAGCGTAGTACTCGAGCTCACTCTTGCGGAGAGGAGGAGTGTTGGCAGCGATGATGACCAGCTTGGCCTTGCCGGACTGTATTTAATAGTTAGATAACCATCTCAGTTCTCAAGAGCCTCCAATTGTGTGCGAGAAAAGCTTACACGAAGGGTCTTGATGGTCGACTTGTAGCCAAGGGTGACTGCACCGGAGGTTAGCAACCGAGTCCAAATCCACAAAACCGATGAAAATTAAAGATTGACATACCCTTTCCAGACTTCATCACCAAAGCCAGACGGCTGTTGATGGAGTCGGcgttcttcttgctcttggggGCCATCGTTACGCTGTTGAACTGAGTAGTTCGGTATGCTTTGAGAGTAGTCTGAAAAGATGCGCTCCGGCCTTATCGTGAAGTTgagttttttctttcctttgtggGGTTTGGCGGTCGAGCGTTATATTCGCTCGGACTATTCCTGATCCGTTCCGTCGTTGCTGAGTCATTCCGCCTTCTTTGGGTCACTATCACCCTGTATCAGGTCTGTATCAGCTTCCGACGATCGAGTCCGTATCTTACGAGAAATACAGCCCTACTTCTCATGGGACGTGGCTAATGTGCTGTCAGCATTCACTGCCTTCAATCGAACCCTATTTCTTCGTAGCTTGGGGTCGATGCTCCCAATGGAGGGTCGGATAAAACAGTTGGGCGTCCGTTATCATCTATTCAAACGTGGCGCAGATTCTCTCCATTTCCCTCCTTATTGGGTGGCAGGTGAACTAAAttctattcttattcttttcaCAAGATGGACAGATGGCGAGACCCTGTACGCAGCAAGGAACTAAGGTGATTTACGGTACGACTATCGGCTCTGTACTACTATCTTTATCCCGCCATATGTCGCGTTAGGTTGTTGTTAGGTTTGAAGTTGTCTCCCCGGTGAAAGGATCTCTTCTGCATATGCCGTTCACTTCAGTAACCACAGTaatagtggtggtggtaatAACAAATAATAGGATGGAGTATTATAGTTGGTTCTGGGTAGTCTCTCGGACAGTCAAATTCATGCATTtggagtagtagtagttcaTGCATACTTGCGAGCGAGTCAACCTCCAACAGAAAGAGAGTAGAGGAAGTACCTAGCAAATTGTTGTTTCCCCCGTTGCGCTATTTATTAGAAGTTGAACTAGCACTAAATTCCCTGAGCAACCAACAGCGACAGATGTATTATCGCTGTATGGAACGTTACTTACCCACTTTAATACTGCTCTGCTGCCCGTTTTCATACGGGATCATCAACCCCCCCCCTAATGTCTGTAATAAAATAAGCCATTATCCCATCCCCAGAATTTCCTCGACTCTGGAATTATCCCTAACGTGATACACattttttgtctttccctgatagatatttataccttcctcttgcttataaatttcttttcttcccaccGGTTTTGTTTTATGTTTTTGAACCAAGGGGGCTCGTCTTTGTACCAGCCATAAATCCAACGACCACTACTTACTACTTAACAAACTAGACTTCCCCCACTACGGCATAGTGTCCACTGTGTTTTGACCGCTACTACTATATACCTTCCCCGATCCTTAAATTTATCACTTAATTTCCCGGTCGTTTCATCACTGCCCTCAATTCTTGGAATTGCCCCTTTCTGggttgtcttttcttcttacAATCCACCGCTCGTTGTGTGAGCATCATCATTGCCGGTGACAATGTCTACGACACCCCGGAAGCCTGGAACGCCAGGCGGTTCGACCAAATCTTCGCCCGCAGAAAATCATACGGTGAATGGCACTCCATCGCGAAGCCATACCCGGTCTCCCAGTACGACTACGAATGGAATATCTCGATCTCCATCCCTCCGTGGCTCGGGCCCAGTGTCAGCGCGGGCTGCGGCCAGAAAACCCGGTCGGTCCAACCTCAGCACCTCGAGTGTTCCAAAAGTGAATCGCGATCCttccgaggaagaagcacgGGCTCAGAATGCTGCCCTCATCGAAGAGTTGAGGGAACAACTGCAGAAAGCCGAGACGGCTTCTGAGCAATACCAGAAGCAGTTGGGTGTCCTGCAGATGCGACTCGATGAGGCCGTCAGTGAGCAAGGAAAACTGGAGGACCAGGCTCATGAGAGGGACAGCAGGATTGAAGCCCTCAATGGTGAGATCCGTGACCATGTCCGGCAGATACGTGATCTGGAACAGGCGCATGAACTGGAGCGGAACGCTATGCTTCAGGAAAAGGAGCAGCAGGCGAGccgggaagaagagatgcAGGCCACCATCCAGCGTCTTAAGGATTCTCTAGCTCAGAGGGAGCGAATCAACTCTGATGCAGATAAGAATGTGTCTCGTTCTTGTATGGTTCTCCTCTTGTTCTCCACATTCCCCCGGTCTTTGTTTCTAACTTTCCCTTTTAGCCAGTTTCCGTAATCGGTCCTCGCCGGATGTCGATGGACAGTTTGCGCCCTCGTCTCAGATTGAGCGGAGCCCGTCCCGAAGCAACTCCACACTGCTTTTGCAGAAGGATAAATTGATCGAATCCCTTCGCCTTGAACTGGCCGAATCCCAAATCAAACTCGTGGAGATGGAAAACAAAGGTGGCGGCCGTCAACGGGAACTAGAGAAAGAACTTCTGGAGGCTCGTATGGCCAACGCTCGTCTCATGGAGGACAACGAGAGCTACCAGCTACTCCTTAGTGAGAAAACGCTTAATGGTGACTTCACCAAGGGCGACTTCATGCGAGAAGCCCACCCCGAAGCTGAAGAGACTAAGGAGTCTGGCAGCGGTTTGGGTTCGCTGGCTGATGAACTTGAGTCTGTAGACGCAAGAGCGGATAACGATAATAACGATAATAACCGCAAGCTCGAGGCAGAGATCAAGGCGCTGAAGGACCAGAACAAAGCCCTCACCCTTTATATCGAGCGCATCATCAGCCGTCTCTTACAACATGATGGGTTCGAGACCATTTTAGACAAGAACGAGAATGACCCTCCTAAGCGGGCAAGTACTGATAAGGAACTTCCACCGACGCCCTCCGACAAGGAGGATGCTCAGTCTTTCTTGCAGAGAGCCAGATCCGTCGTGGCTGGCCCGACGCAACGACCTCAACGGTCGCGTCCTTCCAGCATGATGCCGCCTCCTCCAACAAGCGCGGTCTCTGTCCCAGCGACGCCCCATGAGAACCCGGAAACCGCTCCTAGCATTCCCATGAATCGTGTCCAGGCGAGGGGCCATCGCAGAACGAGATCAGAACAGACCGATgttgctgccgctgccgtGGTTGGTCAAATTTATCGCGGGCGCAACTCTGGGAGCCCAATGAGCCCTACGCTCATGGGACCTGGATCCCGCACAAGCGTCTTGTCTGGGGCGAGCTATATGTCTGGCATGAGCGGTAGTAATCGCGCCCCATCGCTATCCAGTCAACATGATCGCAGCCAGATGAGCAGCTCCAACAGTGTTACGAGCGAGCCACCTGGCGATACGGCTTCCACAGGTGCAACCTCGAGCTCTCCTCGTTCTAGCAACGGAATGACAAACTATACCGGAGCGGTAATGACTCAGAGCAAGCTGCGCCCCTTGCGCCTTGTTAGTGAAACCAAGGCAgcagacgacgaagaagctcGGAAGAAGGCGAACCGTGGCAGTTGGATTCCATGGTTCAACCGGCCAAACACAGGTGATTCTGCATAAACCTGCATTATGTCGTTGGCTGTAACCTTTAATTCTTGAGAATTGCTCTTCTGTCTGCCtcttttatttcttcttactttttattttggcGTTTGTCCTTACAAGGCTCCCCTGCCTACTTTTTTCTGCGGCCTTTGTTGTGCGTTTAGAACACCCAGAATGTCGTCATGTTTCAATCATTTTTTACCTTATGGACTTTATGATGGCGATGAATCTGTTGTTGGATAACTTATTATATATGTTTCTTTGACATTTCATGGCCACGCCATCGGGGATTTTTGTCATGTTACCCATGTTTATGCTTGGACGCTCGTTGAAACCTTCTACTGTTGGATATTTGCTGAAGATTGATTATGACGATATTCCGGTCTTGCTTATGTCTCCCTCTCCTTGATGAACATATGATTGAAATACTCTGTTTATAGAGTGATAATTTTTGTGAAACTACTTTGTCTCTGATGGTCCTGTATGTCCTGATTGCGGACACGTTGTGTATATCAATTAAATAGGTACAATGTCTCAATACGATCTAGAAACAATTCTACTCAGAAATCCTTCCCACCCTAGAGCATGTTTCACTTATTTTTTGTTAACctcaaagaaaaaactcACCCATGGCTAATAAAAACGGTGTCCTCCATCCTATACTCCGGAACAACATTAATACGACCTCCGGATACCGGCCAGCGTGACAGTAAATAGATAGTACCAACTACACACAAAGGCCGAGAACCACACACGCAATtcacaaacaaaaaaaaaaaaaagaaaagaggataCCCCAATTACAAAATGCCCGGCTCCATGTCCCTCTTCTCCGTTAATGCCGTCCTCCTAATGTCGGCCGACGACGGCTCTCGCATCTTCGCCAAATACTACTCTCCGCCTCACCCCCCGGCCGGTGCTGCCCCCAATTCCACCGATTACCCCGGCGCAAACCCCTATCCCACGGTCAAAGAACAGAAGGCCTTCGAACAGGGTCTTCTCGAGAAGACAAACAAGCAGACTAGCGATGTGATCCTATACGACAACCGGATCGTCGTCTTCAAGATGGAGAGCGATGTCATGCTCTACGTTGTCGGGAGTGCTGATGAGAACGAAGTTCTGCTTTATAATGTCGTGTTGTCGTTGAGGGATGCTTTGGGTATCTTGTTCAAGTATGTTATCTTCTCCTGATTCTTGGTCTCGGCGTTGCGAGATACGACTGTGGGTATGGGAGGTTGGTGGAAGCTAACgtttacttttttctccGGGATAGGGGTGCTACTGACAAGCGCACGATTGTCGAGAACTATGATCTTGTTGCTTTGGCTATCGATGAGAtcattgatgatggtatTATTCTCGAGACGGACCCTGTTCTTATCTCCTCGCGTGTGAGCCGTGCCCCTCAGGCCGATGCGCCGAATCTGAAGAGTATCGATCTGTCCGAACAAGGTCTGCTCAATGCCTGGGAGCTTGGAAAGAGGCGCTTGGCCGAGGGCTTGCGGCAGATGTAGAGGGCCTTACATACCACTTGGGCGTGTTTGAATTGGTTGATTTCTCGCATGGTTATGCATTTGATGTCTTATTTTATCCTTCTTCATTTAATACTATGTGGCTGGTCCCGGCGTGGTACTGTGCGTGTTGCTTATTTATTTCACGATGTTGATTGATTTATTTGATTGtctcgttctttttcttcgggGGACACCTAAAGATTCTATAGAGATACTCCTTCATGATCTGATGCGGGTTTACACTTGTCATTTGTCGGCAGGGGAGGGCAATCCCTTGTCTCACACAGTCTCGAGATATcgcaaaagaaacaaagcaacAGAAGATCAGACAAACAGCATTCTAGccattgtacggagtagaaaaTACCCGAATTCAATCATGATATTCTCCACATTTTTGTGGGCTGGGCTTATGCGGTTAAAACCACTATCGAATGGCATGGAAAAGCGATCGATAAATAGTGAAAAACTGCCCCGCATACGTCACGCTCTTTGCCTACGCTGGTCCCATTTTGGTCTTTGCAAACTTCTTGCTCACCAGCCACTTTTCGCCGTACTGGCTCATTTTCCTGGAGTCTCAAGctaaatttagaaaaaaaaagatgaagCAGCGATTCTCGTCGTTGGACGTTAAGGTATGCTTTGGCGGATGTTCATAACTTTGAACGGAACTCAGTTGGACTCATGCATGAACCTTTCAGGTCATCTCCCAGGAACTCGCTTCGGAGATCGTCAATTTGCGAGTGTCGAACATATATGATCTCTCATCGGTAtgtgttttgttttccaGCAACATTATATATCCAACTAACGCGGGTCATTGTCTCAAGAGGATCTTTTTGTTCAAACTTGCAAAACCAGATCATCGCAAGCAGCTCATCGTCGACTCAGGCTTCCGATGCCATGTCACCCAATACTCGCGGGCGACGGCTTCCATGCCATCCCCTTTCGTGACCCGCATGCGCAAATTTCTTAGATCGCGACGCATCACTTCGGTTAAGCAGATCGGCACTGATCGCATTATTGACATCTCGTTCAGCGATGGCATGTACCACATGTTCTTGGAGTTCTTTGCGGGGGGAAACATCATTATCACCGACCGCGAACATAATATCTTGGCTCTATACCGCCAGGTCTCTGTTAGCGAGGGAGAGGAGGCGAGAGTTGGAATTCAGTACACGGTGACGAACAAGCAGAACTACCACGGGATCCCGGAAATCACGTTAGACAGGATCAGGGAGACACTGGAGAAGGCGAAAGCACTATTTGCGCGTGAGGACGGAGCACcaaaaaagtcaaagaagaaaaatgcGGACGTGTTAAGGAAGGCTCTCTCACAAGGCTTCCCAGAATACCCTCCCCTTTTGCTGGACCATGCTTTTGTGACAAAGGAGGTTGATCCAACAACACCATTGGATAAGGTACTACAGGATGAAAGCCTACTTCAGGAAGTCAACGGTGTTTTGCAGGAGGCCCAGAATGAGAATACAAGACTTTCAACGCAAGAGAGTCATCCTGGTTACATTGTTGCGAAAGACGATAACCGCAGTGTTTCTCAGTCGGCtaatgagaatgagaagccTTCGGAGACAGGCAACCTTCTCTACGAGGATTTCCACCCATTCAAGCCTCGGCAGTTTGAAGGGAAACCGGGTATTAGCATTTTGGAATTTCCCTCGTTGAATGCCACGGTTGACGAATATTTCTCTTCGATCGAGACTCAGAAGCTAGAGTCTCGGCTTACAGAGCGCGAGGAGGCAGCGAAGAGAAAGCTTGAGGCAGTGAGACAAGAACACGAGAAGAAAATAGGTGCCCTCAAAGAACAACAAGAGCTGCATATTCGCAAAGCAAGTGCGATCGAGGATAATGTCTATCGTGTCCAAGAAGCCATGGATGCGGTTAATGGCTTGATCGCTCAGGGCATGGACTGGGTAGAAATCGCACGTCTTATCGAAATGGAGCAGAGCCGAGGAAATCCTGTGGCGAGAATTATCAAACTACCCTTGAAACTCCATGAAAACACGATCACGTTGCTCCTTGGAGAAGCCGGCGACGAACAAGATGAAGGAGACGAGCTATTCTCGAGCGACGAGTCTGAGGAATCCGAGGACGAGCAGGATAATGGCGAAAGCCAACAACCCCCGTCGGTACTGACTATTGACATCGATCTGGGTATCTCTCCATGGGCGAATGCGAAGCAGTACTatgagcagaagaaacagGCTGCCGTTAAGGAACAAAGGACGGCCCAGTCATCTACCAAAGCGCTCAAAAGccacgaaaagaaagtaacGGAAGACCTTAAACGGGGCatgaaaaaagagaaacaaactCTCCGGCAAACTCGACAACCCTTCTGGTTTGAAAagttcctcttcttcatctcttcgGAAGGATACCTTGTCCTGGGGTAAGTTCTGTTATTACTCCCTTCACAAGGATGTGTCCTAACTATTGCAGTGGTCGAGACGCTATGCAGAGCGAGTTGCTCTACCGCCGCCATCTTAAGAAAGGGGATATCTTCGTGCATGCGGATTTGGAAGGAGCTAGACCTATGATTGTCAAAAATAGATCGAAAGACCCTACCGCGCCAATACCACCAAGCACCCTTTCACAGGCTGGCAATCTATGCGTTGCCACATCGAGTGCATGGGATTCCAAAGCTGTCATGTCTGCATGGTGGGTCCAGGCCAGTCAGATAACAAAAACAGCTGAAGTGGGAGGGCTTCTCCCCATGGGAGATTTCTTGGtcaagggagagaagaactTCCTTGCGCCGTCGCAACTCGTTTTAGGTTTCGGAGTGACATTCCAAATCAGCAAAGACAGCCTGAAAAACCACAAAACCCACTTTGTTGACGAGCCTGAGGCGCCGGAGGCAACCAGAGAGGGTGGTCACGAGCAAGCTGGGGAAAGCACACAGCGATCTGAGCAACAACAGGAGACAGAGGAAGCTCATAAACCTTCCCTGGACCCTACAGAACAAGCTGAAGAGCAAAGTTCGGACTCAGAAAACGAACAAGACAATGCTGATTCACTTCCCGCTCGAAACCCATTACAGCGTGGACCGTCGGAGTCTCCTCATACTGAAGTCGCAcaggagggagaaaaggataCCGGATCTGATGGTGAAGAGGTTGCAGATGAGCCAGAAGAGCAAGCGGATGtgttggatgaggaagaagcagaggcAGCTTCAGCAGATGCGCCAGCGGAAGATGAAAGTGAACACCGGCTCTCCGCAACGGCCAGGCAATCGCCTCGGAAGGGGAAGTCTCCTGATTCGTCCGAGGCTGGCCAACAAGCACCCGGCAAGAACTCAACTGCCAAAGCAACCAACGCCAAACAGGCACCGCCACCTACCCGA from Aspergillus flavus chromosome 7, complete sequence carries:
- a CDS encoding putative DUF814 domain protein, with the translated sequence MKQRFSSLDVKVISQELASEIVNLRVSNIYDLSSVCRIFLFKLAKPDHRKQLIVDSGFRCHVTQYSRATASMPSPFVTRMRKFLRSRRITSVKQIGTDRIIDISFSDGMYHMFLEFFAGGNIIITDREHNILALYRQVSVSEGEEARVGIQYTVTNKQNYHGIPEITLDRIRETLEKAKALFAREDGAPKKSKKKNADVLRKALSQGFPEYPPLLLDHAFVTKEVDPTTPLDKVLQDESLLQEVNGVLQEAQNENTRLSTQESHPGYIVAKDDNRSVSQSANENEKPSETGNLLYEDFHPFKPRQFEGKPGISILEFPSLNATVDEYFSSIETQKLESRLTEREEAAKRKLEAVRQEHEKKIGALKEQQELHIRKASAIEDNVYRVQEAMDAVNGLIAQGMDWVEIARLIEMEQSRGNPVARIIKLPLKLHENTITLLLGEAGDEQDEGDELFSSDESEESEDEQDNGESQQPPSVLTIDIDLGISPWANAKQYYEQKKQAAVKEQRTAQSSTKALKSHEKKVTEDLKRGMKKEKQTLRQTRQPFWFEKFLFFISSEGYLVLGGRDAMQSELLYRRHLKKGDIFVHADLEGARPMIVKNRSKDPTAPIPPSTLSQAGNLCVATSSAWDSKAVMSAWWVQASQITKTAEVGGLLPMGDFLVKGEKNFLAPSQLVLGFGVTFQISKDSLKNHKTHFVDEPEAPEATREGGHEQAGESTQRSEQQQETEEAHKPSLDPTEQAEEQSSDSENEQDNADSLPARNPLQRGPSESPHTEVAQEGEKDTGSDGEEVADEPEEQADVLDEEEAEAASADAPAEDESEHRLSATARQSPRKGKSPDSSEAGQQAPGKNSTAKATNAKQAPPPTRGKKGKAKKAAAKYADQDDEDRELALRLLGANKGKASKAAAAAEAKANREKEAEAQKKRRQAQHERAAEAERRRQALLEEGGDDYDEETAAAEAADLEWIPALIGTPRPEDEILAAIPVCAPWSALSRYRYKVKLQPGTVKKGKAVKEILGRWVAETTTGKVKKEYAEEAGISIADAEKLRAREGDVIKAWKETEIINSVPVGKVRIMLGAGGGGGDSKGKGKGGGSGNKGGKGGKGGKKK
- a CDS encoding 60S ribosomal protein eL30 (60S ribosomal protein L30); the encoded protein is MAPKSKKNADSINSRLALVMKSGKVTLGYKSTIKTLRSGKAKLVIIAANTPPLRKSELEYYAMLAKAPVHHFSGNNIELGTACGKLFRTSTMAVLDAGDSDILTSQ
- a CDS encoding M protein, serotype 2.1 precursor (unnamed protein product), which codes for MSTTPRKPGTPGGSTKSSPAENHTVNGTPSRSHTRSPSTTTNGISRSPSLRGSGPVSARAAARKPGRSNLSTSSVPKVNRDPSEEEARAQNAALIEELREQLQKAETASEQYQKQLGVLQMRLDEAVSEQGKLEDQAHERDSRIEALNGEIRDHVRQIRDLEQAHELERNAMLQEKEQQASREEEMQATIQRLKDSLAQRERINSDADKNVSRSSSFRNRSSPDVDGQFAPSSQIERSPSRSNSTLLLQKDKLIESLRLELAESQIKLVEMENKGGGRQRELEKELLEARMANARLMEDNESYQLLLSEKTLNGDFTKGDFMREAHPEAEETKESGSGLGSLADELESVDARADNDNNDNNRKLEAEIKALKDQNKALTLYIERIISRLLQHDGFETILDKNENDPPKRASTDKELPPTPSDKEDAQSFLQRARSVVAGPTQRPQRSRPSSMMPPPPTSAVSVPATPHENPETAPSIPMNRVQARGHRRTRSEQTDVAAAAVVGQIYRGRNSGSPMSPTLMGPGSRTSVLSGASYMSGMSGSNRAPSLSSQHDRSQMSSSNSVTSEPPGDTASTGATSSSPRSSNGMTNYTGAVMTQSKLRPLRLVSETKAADDEEARKKANRGSWIPWFNRPNTGDSA
- a CDS encoding Longin-like domain-containing protein → MPGSMSLFSVNAVLLMSADDGSRIFAKYYSPPHPPAGAAPNSTDYPGANPYPTVKEQKAFEQGLLEKTNKQTSDVILYDNRIVVFKMESDVMLYVVGSADENEVLLYNVVLSLRDALGILFKGATDKRTIVENYDLVALAIDEIIDDGIILETDPVLISSRVSRAPQADAPNLKSIDLSEQGLLNAWELGKRRLAEGLRQM